TTGCTTCTGTCGCACAGAGACAGGTGCATCCGCCTTTTCAGACGACCCCTCCGTCTCGGGCGGGTTTTAAACCCGATTGAAAATAATGGTAGAATTTAGAACCCTTCTGCCGTTGAAACATTTTTTTGCCATGACCAGACTGACTTCGCCCATCCTGATTGCCTCACTCGCCCTTGCCTACGGACACGCAGCCGCAGCAGACCTGCCGCGTGCCGAAGACTACGAACCGATTCCCGGCTTCAAGCAGGGCGGGCAATCCGAGCAGGCTGCCAAAGCAGGCAAACTGACGCCCAAGTTTCCCGTCAAAATCGAAACCAAAAACAGCGAAGTCAAATCCATGCTCGAAGAATACCTGCCGCTGATTACCCAGCAGCAGGACGAAGAGTTGGACAAAGAGCAGGTCGGCTTCCTCGCCGAAGAAACGCCCGACAACGTCAAAACCATGCTCAAAACCAAAGGCTATTTCAACGGTAGCGTCAATGTCCAAGACAACGGTTCGAGCTACACCGTCGCCGTCAATCCCGGCCCGCGCACCAAAATCGACAACGTCAGCGTCGCCATCCTCGGCGACATCCTGTCAGACAACAACCTTGCCGAGTATTACCAAAAAGCCATGGCAAACTGGCAGCAGCCCGTCGGTGAAAACTTCGATCAAGAAGGCTGGAGCAGCAGCAAAACCTCCGTCCTCAGCGCAGTAACCCGCAAAAAATACCCGCTTGCCAAACTTAGCAACAGCCAAGCCACCGTCAATCCCAACAACAACACCGCCGATCTGAACGTTACCGTCGAAAGCAACCGCCCCATTTATTTCGGCGACTTTGAAATCACCGGCACCCGCCGCTATCCCGAAAACGTCGTAGCTGGCCTGGCACGCTTCAAACCCGGCGCACCCTACGATCTCGACCTCTTGCTTGACTTCCAACAAGCGCTCGAACAAAACGGACATTACTCCGGCGCATCCGTTCAAGCCGACTTCGACCGGCTCCAAGGCGACCGCGTGCCCGTCAAAGTCAACGTCACCGAAGTCAAACGCCACAAACTCGAAACCGGCGTCCGCTACGATTCCGAATACGGCCTCGGCGGACGTATCGGTTACGACTACTACAACCTCTTCAACAAAGGCTACATCGGCTCCGTCGTTTGGGACATGGACAAATACGAAACCACCCTCGCCGCCGGTATCAGCCAGCCGCGCAACAGCGAAGGCAAATACTGGACAACCAATACGTCCTACAACCGCTCGACCACCCAAAACCTTGAAAAACGCGCCCTGACCAGCGGTATTTGGCGCGTGCGCGACCGCAACGGCATCGAATCGCGCCTCGGTATCGAATTCATCACCGAAGACCGCAAAGTGCCCGATACCAATTACGACCTCGGCCGCAGCCACGCCACCATGCTGACCGCCTCGTGGAAACGCCAAAACATCGAAACCGAGTTGCGTCCCGAAAACGGCTACTACCTCGACGGCAAAATCGGCGCAACACTGGGCAACTTCCTGTCCTCCACCGCCATGGCGCGCGCCACCGCCCGCGCAGGCTATTTCTACACGCCCGAAAACAAAAAACTCGGCACCTTCATCGTCCGCGGGCAGGCAGGCTACGTTTATGCCCGCGAAGGCGAAGACGTACCTTCCAGCCTCATGTTCCGCACCGGCGGCGCCTCTTCCGTACGCGGTTACGAACTCGACAGCATCGGTCTGGCAGGTCCGAACAATTCCGTCCTCCCCGATAGGGCATTACTGGTCGGCAGCCTCGAATACCAATTCCCGATTACCAAAAGCGTATCCGGCGCCGTCTTCCACGATGTCGGCGACGCCGCAGGCAACTTCAAACGCATGAGCATGAAACACGGCACCGGCCTCGGCGTGCGCTGGTTCAGCCCCGTCGCCCCGTTCTCCTTCGACGTCGCCTACGGACACCAAGACAAAAAACTCCGTTGGCACATCAGCTTGGGTACAAGGTTTTAAGGTCGTCTGAAAATAAAAAACAGGGGTGCGTGATGGCATCCCTGCTTTTTTATGTGGTATGTGGAAACCGAACACGTCGGATTTTCAAAAGCCAACGGATTCGCAGCCGACAAAAAACGGTCAGACCAAATGTTTTGCCAAAAAATTCAGGGCAAACTCGACGGCCTGTGTTCTGACTGCTTCGCGGTCGCCGCTGAAGACTTGCATCTGTTCCAATGATTCGGTCGGCGTGGACAAACCGAACCAAACCGTGCCGACAGGTTTCACCGCACTGCCGCCGCCCGGGCCTGCGATGCCGGAAATACTGAGGGCGTAGTCGGCTTGGGCGACGGCTTTCGCACCGCGCGCCATTTCGTACACGGTTTCGCGGCTGACCGCGCCGTGTTGCAGCAGCGTGTCGGGCATGACGCCGAGGCGCTCTTCTTTGGCTTGGTTGCTGTAAGTGACGAAACTTTGATGAAACCATTGCGAGCTGCCCGCAATGCTGGTGAACGCGCCCGCCAACAGGCCGCCGGTGCAGGATTCGGCGCAGGTGACGGTTTGGCGGTGTCGGGTCAGGTGTTCGGCGATGGTTTGCAGGGCGGTCATGGGATGTCCTTTTGATGGGCGGGTTTCCCCGAAATATGGGGTTGGGTGGAGACCCTATTATATAGTGGATTGCAGAGAGTGGGCGAAAGGTCGTCTGAAACCGAAGTTGGTTTTCAGACGACCTTTTTCTGTTTGACGGGCAATTATGCGCCGAACACTTTCAAACGGTTTTCCACCGGTTCGAAGGTTTTTTCACCGGCAGGCGCTTCGATGCCGCCGATAACCATTTGCGCGCGCAGAAGCCAGCTTTCGGGCAGGTTCCATTCTTTGGCGATGGCGGCGTCGGGCAGCGGGTTGTAGTGTTGCAGGTTCGCGCCCACGCCGGCGGCGGCAAGCGTTGTCCAGACGGCGTATTGCGTCATTGCGTTCGCATGGTCCGCCCAAACGGGGAAGTTGGCGGCATAAGAAGGGAACTGCTCTTGCAGGCCTTTGACGACGTTTTGGTCTTCGAAGAACAAAATGGTCGCCGCGCCTGCTTTGAACAGGTTTAATTTTTGCGCGGTCGGCTCGAATTGTTCGGCAGGCACGATGGCGCGCAAAGCGTCTTCAACGAATTGCCACACTTTGCCGTGTTCTTCGCCGAAGAGGACGACGACGCGGGTGGATTGCGAGTTGAAGGAAGAAGGCGTGTGCAAAACGGCGTGTTTGACGATTTCGCTGATTTCTTCGTTGCTGACAGGCAGGTTTTTATTCAGCGCGTAAATGGAACGGCGGGTTTCGGCCGCTTGTTGCAAGGTTTGATAAGTCATTTTGTTTTTCCTTTGATTGATGTTTAATCGGTTGGCGGGTTTGGCAATGGATGCGCAAAACCCGCTTTGCTTGTTTTCAGACGACCTTTGGGCCTATCAGGATTTGTTTTTGCCGAACAGGTTGTCCAATGCCAATGAGCCGCCGCCGGCTGCTGCCAGATAGAGGAACACGAAGCAGAACAATACTGCCGATTCGCCGCCGTTGGCAAGCGGGAACAGCGCCGAACCTTGGGAGGCGTGTGCCATGAAATAGGCAGCCGCCATCTGACCGGACAGTATGAAGGCGGCGGGACGGGTAAACAGTCCGAGAATCAACAGGATGCCGCCGACGATTTCCAAAATGCCCGCCACCAACATCAAGCCTTCGGGCGAGCCGCTGCCCATGGCGGTCGGGAAGCCGAAGAATTTCGACGTGCCGTGTAAGAGGAAGAGGTAGGCGGTTACGATACGCAAAACGGACAATAAAATAGGTTGGATACGGGCGCAGGTTGCAGACATGGGGTTCTCCTTATCAAAATGCGGGGTTTAAATGAAAACTAATCTTATCTGTGCAGTATAGATAATTACTGCCGGTAGATATATACTTCTTTTATTGATACAACGTTTCCCTAAAAGAAAACATGGATACCCTGTTCAGCCTTAAAGTTTTCCGCCAAGTCGTCCAAAGCGGCAGCTTCACCCGCGCCGCCGAGCAGCTTGATATTTCCACCGCGATGGCGAGCAAACACGTCAGCCATCTGGAAAATACGATTAAGGCCAAGCTGCTGCACCGCAACAGCCGCAACCTCCACCTGACCGAAGCGGGCGAAGAATACTACCGCCAATGCAGCTACGCGCTCGACACGCTCGACACCGCCGCGCAAAAGGCGGCAGGCGGGGCGGATACGCCGCAGGGCATGTTGCGCGTAACCATGCCGCTTTGGTTTGCGGGCAATTTAATCGGCACTTGGCTGGCGGAATACCGCGAACGCTATCCCGAAGTCACGCTCGATTTGGTGCTCGACAACCGCCACGTCGATTTGATTGCCGAAGGCTTCGACCTTGCCTTGCGCGTGGCAAAAACCTTGTCGCCCTCGCTTATCGTCAAGCCGCTGGCGCAAATCCAATTCGTCCTGCTTGCCTCGCCCGAGTATCTGGCGAAACACGGCAAACCGCAAACGCCCGAAGAGGTCATG
The DNA window shown above is from Neisseria sicca and carries:
- a CDS encoding autotransporter assembly complex protein TamA, whose protein sequence is MTRLTSPILIASLALAYGHAAAADLPRAEDYEPIPGFKQGGQSEQAAKAGKLTPKFPVKIETKNSEVKSMLEEYLPLITQQQDEELDKEQVGFLAEETPDNVKTMLKTKGYFNGSVNVQDNGSSYTVAVNPGPRTKIDNVSVAILGDILSDNNLAEYYQKAMANWQQPVGENFDQEGWSSSKTSVLSAVTRKKYPLAKLSNSQATVNPNNNTADLNVTVESNRPIYFGDFEITGTRRYPENVVAGLARFKPGAPYDLDLLLDFQQALEQNGHYSGASVQADFDRLQGDRVPVKVNVTEVKRHKLETGVRYDSEYGLGGRIGYDYYNLFNKGYIGSVVWDMDKYETTLAAGISQPRNSEGKYWTTNTSYNRSTTQNLEKRALTSGIWRVRDRNGIESRLGIEFITEDRKVPDTNYDLGRSHATMLTASWKRQNIETELRPENGYYLDGKIGATLGNFLSSTAMARATARAGYFYTPENKKLGTFIVRGQAGYVYAREGEDVPSSLMFRTGGASSVRGYELDSIGLAGPNNSVLPDRALLVGSLEYQFPITKSVSGAVFHDVGDAAGNFKRMSMKHGTGLGVRWFSPVAPFSFDVAYGHQDKKLRWHISLGTRF
- a CDS encoding CinA family protein, producing MTALQTIAEHLTRHRQTVTCAESCTGGLLAGAFTSIAGSSQWFHQSFVTYSNQAKEERLGVMPDTLLQHGAVSRETVYEMARGAKAVAQADYALSISGIAGPGGGSAVKPVGTVWFGLSTPTESLEQMQVFSGDREAVRTQAVEFALNFLAKHLV
- a CDS encoding nitroreductase family protein, whose translation is MTYQTLQQAAETRRSIYALNKNLPVSNEEISEIVKHAVLHTPSSFNSQSTRVVVLFGEEHGKVWQFVEDALRAIVPAEQFEPTAQKLNLFKAGAATILFFEDQNVVKGLQEQFPSYAANFPVWADHANAMTQYAVWTTLAAAGVGANLQHYNPLPDAAIAKEWNLPESWLLRAQMVIGGIEAPAGEKTFEPVENRLKVFGA
- a CDS encoding DoxX family protein — translated: MSATCARIQPILLSVLRIVTAYLFLLHGTSKFFGFPTAMGSGSPEGLMLVAGILEIVGGILLILGLFTRPAAFILSGQMAAAYFMAHASQGSALFPLANGGESAVLFCFVFLYLAAAGGGSLALDNLFGKNKS
- a CDS encoding LysR family transcriptional regulator, which translates into the protein MDTLFSLKVFRQVVQSGSFTRAAEQLDISTAMASKHVSHLENTIKAKLLHRNSRNLHLTEAGEEYYRQCSYALDTLDTAAQKAAGGADTPQGMLRVTMPLWFAGNLIGTWLAEYRERYPEVTLDLVLDNRHVDLIAEGFDLALRVAKTLSPSLIVKPLAQIQFVLLASPEYLAKHGKPQTPEEVMRHPAILPTYTDQRNLEITHRETGEKSILTLNPVIQSDNTLMIRELVRAGAGIAYQPLWSARQDLKEGRLVSLLPEYRVRTEQLNAVYVDRAFLSAKVRSFIDFLNEKISAEGE